In Chthoniobacterales bacterium, one genomic interval encodes:
- a CDS encoding DNA ligase encodes LVCKDPESAYTPGRRGLSWIKLKKEFATLDVVVTGVEYGHGRRREVLSDYTFAVRDEEGGALLTIGKAYSGLTDKEIAELTPWFLERVRRVKGRLHEVEPELVIEVAFDSIQSSTRHPSGLALRFPRIKRLRRDKTVGDIDSLQTARRLVGCG; translated from the coding sequence GGCTTGTCTGCAAAGATCCGGAAAGCGCCTACACGCCCGGGCGTCGCGGGTTGTCGTGGATCAAATTGAAAAAAGAATTTGCCACGCTCGATGTCGTCGTGACCGGCGTGGAATACGGCCACGGGCGCAGACGCGAGGTGTTGAGCGATTACACGTTTGCCGTGCGCGACGAGGAAGGCGGCGCGCTCCTGACGATCGGAAAAGCCTACTCCGGCCTCACCGACAAAGAGATCGCCGAACTGACCCCGTGGTTTCTCGAACGTGTGAGGCGTGTGAAGGGACGCCTGCACGAGGTGGAACCTGAGTTGGTCATCGAGGTCGCTTTCGACTCCATCCAGTCCAGCACGCGTCATCCGAGCGGCTTGGCGCTGCGTTTTCCGCGCATCAAGCGATTGCGCCGCGACAAGACGGTCGGCGACATCGACAGCCTGCAAACCGCCCGCCGGCTCGTTGGGTGCGGGTAA